Proteins found in one Emys orbicularis isolate rEmyOrb1 chromosome 23, rEmyOrb1.hap1, whole genome shotgun sequence genomic segment:
- the LOC135893821 gene encoding T-box transcription factor T-A-like, which yields MSSVPSHQWLDHVFSAVESELEMGPEKEDASEREIRVVLEEKELWMNFKELTNEMIVTKTGRRMFPVLKVGISGLDPNSMYSLLLDFVAADGNRWKYVNGEWIPGGKPEPQSPSCVYIHPKSPNFGAHWMKATVTFSKVKLSNKMNGGGQIMLNSLHKYEPRVHIVKVGGPQKAISSFAFPETQFIAVTAYQNEEITALKIKHNPFAKAFLDAKERCESKDILNPSNEAHQAGYSQLGGWFLPGTSSFCSSPAQSSFSGSPGLSSGHSSYCETHSGLRNQRASPYPSPYSQINASPTNYVDNSTGLSLVPAPDSWPGLSLSSSMGVLPSTASPSSQYSSLWSLTSNSISPATQSSSNPQFPRGSSVSYSSLASAIPAPSTSPVYDNALAEVPSSDGQYDSAIPRLASTWATVTQTY from the exons ATGAGCTCAGTCCCCAGCCACCAGTGGCTGGACCATGTCTTCAGCGCAGTGGAGAGCGAGTTGGAAATGGGCCCGGAGAAAGAGGATGCCTCGGAGAGGGAGATCAGGGTGGTGCTGGAAGAGAAAGAGCTGTGGATGAACTTTAAGGAGCTCACCAACGAGATGATAGTCACCAAAACTGGCCG GAGAATGTTCCCAGTGCTGAAGGTCGGCATCTCGGGCCTGGACCCCAATTCCATGTACTCTCTCCTCCTGGACTTTGTGGCTGCAGATGGGAACCGCTGGAAGTATGTCAACGGGGAGTGGATTCCTGGTGGCAAGCCTGAGCCCCAGAGCCCGAGCTGCGTCTACATCCATCCCAAATCCCCCAATTTTGGGGCTCACTGGATGAAAGCCACCGTCACCTTCAGCAAAGTCAAGCTCTCCAACAAGATGAATGGAGGGGGGCAG ATCATGCTGAACTCCCTCCACAAGTACGAGCCCCGGGTCCACATCGTGAAGGTCGGGGGGCCTCAGAAAGCGATCAGCAGCTTTGCTTTCCCGGAGACCCAGTTTATTGCCGTCACTGCCTATCAGAACGAGGAG ATCACTGCCTTGAAAATTAAACACAATCCCTTTGCAAAAGCCTTCCTGGATGCCAAGGAGAG GTGCGAGTCCAAAGACATTCTCAACCCCAGCAATGAAGCTCATCAGGCTGGCTATTCACAGC TTGGGGGTTGGTTTCTGCCAGGCACCAGCTCTTTCTGTTCCTCTCCTGCCCAGTCTTCGTTCTCAGGCAGTCCTGGCCTCTCATCTGGCCACAGCTCATACTGCGAGACACACTCTGGCCTGCGGAACCAAAGGGCCTCACCTTATCCGAGCCCATACAGCCAGATCAACGCCTCACCAA CTAATTATGTAGATAACTCCACTGGCCTCTCCCTGGTGCCTGCCCCTGACAGCTGGCCTGGCCTGAGTCTCTCCAGCTCTATGGGGGTTCTACCCAGCACTGCCTCCCCCTCAAG TCAATATTCCAGCCTGTGGTCCCTCACCAGCAACTCTATCAGTCCTGCTACTCAGTCCAGCTCCAACCCCCAGTTCCCGAGAGGCTCTTCGGTCTCTTACAGCAGCTTggcctctgctatcccagccccctCCACATCCCCAGTCTATGACAATGCCCTGGCAGAGGTGCCCTCAAGTGATGGTCAGTATGACTCTGCTATTCCCCGTCTGGCATCCACTTGGGCAACAGTCACTCAGACTTACTGA
- the GPN2 gene encoding GPN-loop GTPase 2, producing the protein MSENHASSLAFGQAVIGPPGSGKTTYCFGMQEFMSKIGRKVAVVNLDPANEGTPYQCAVDISELITLSDVMDNLKLGPNGGLIYCMEYLEANFDWLQEKLAKLKGHYFLFDCPGQVELCTHHGALKNVFAQLAKWNFRLAAVHLVDSHYCTDPGKFISVLCTSLSTMLHVELPHVNVLSKMDLIEQYGKLAFNLDYYTEVLDLSYLVDHLATDPFFKNYRRLNEKLVEVIEDYSLVSFVPLNVQDKESMRRVMQAVDKANGYSFGDLEQRSLEVLMSAAVGADFHFTSTLAVQEKYVQPQEKTVEQEAMEI; encoded by the exons ATGTCAGAAAACCATGCGTCTTCCCTGGCCTTTGGCCAGGCAGTGATTGGGCCACCTGGCTCGGGGAAGACCACTTACTGCTTTGGCATGCAGGAATTCATGTCCAAAATTGGGCGGAAGGTGGCTGTGGTGAATTTGGACCCAGCCAATGAAGGGACTCCCTATCAGTGTGCTGTGGACATCTCAGAGCTTATCACCCTGTCTGATGTGATGGATAATCTGAAGCTGGGGCCCAATGGCGGTTTGATCTATTGCATGGAGTACCTGGAAGCCAATTTTGACTGGCTGCAGGAAAAGCTGGCTAAACTCAAGGGTCATTACTTTTTGTTTGACTGCCCAGGGCAGGTAGAACTCTGCACCCACCATGGCGCATTGAAAAACGTCTTTGCACAGTTAGCTAAGTGGAACTTCAGG ttGGCTGCAGTTCATTTGGTGGATTCTCACTACTGCACAGACCCTGGAAAGTTCATCTCAGTTCTTTGCACCTCCCTCTCAACCATGCTGCATGTGGAATTGCCCCACGTCAACGTCCTCTCTAAGATGGACCTGATAGAACAGTATGGCAAGCTGG CCTTCAACCTGGATTATTACACTGAGGTTCTGGATCTCTCTTACCTAGTAGACCATTTAGCCACCGATCCATTCTTCAAGAACTACCGTCGCCTCAATGAGAAGTTGGTGGAGGTGATTGAGGACTACAGCCTGGTCTCCTTTGTTCCACTCAATGTCCAG GACAAGGAGAGTATGCGACGGGTGATGCAGGCAGTGGACAAAGCCAATGGCTACTCCTTCGGAGACTTGGAGCAGAGAAGCCTTGAAGTCCTGATGTCTGCAGCGGTGGGAGCTGATTTCCACTTCACATC TACACTTGCAGTCCAGGAGAAGTATGTGCAGCCTCAGGAGAAAACCGTGGAACAGGAAGCAATGGAAATATAG